A window of the Synechococcus sp. JA-3-3Ab genome harbors these coding sequences:
- a CDS encoding ureidoglycolate lyase, which yields MNQGQPRFYLMRLPRRGLKFSQITRHTRCTQCLGSLHGKEWFIAVAPPADELQVDEIQAFRVPGDRFIKLEMGTWHAGPYFDHEEFIDFYNLELADTNLTDRETINLLQTYNLEFQIVP from the coding sequence TTGAATCAGGGCCAGCCCCGCTTTTACCTCATGCGCCTGCCCCGCCGCGGCCTCAAGTTTAGCCAAATAACCCGCCACACCCGTTGCACCCAGTGCCTGGGATCCCTGCACGGCAAGGAGTGGTTTATCGCCGTCGCGCCGCCCGCCGACGAGCTGCAAGTGGACGAGATTCAGGCTTTTCGGGTGCCCGGCGATCGCTTTATCAAACTGGAGATGGGCACCTGGCATGCCGGCCCCTACTTCGACCACGAGGAGTTCATCGATTTCTATAATCTGGAGCTGGCCGACACCAACCTCACCGACCGCGAGACGATCAACCTGCTCCAGACCTACAACCTGGAGTTTCAGATCGTCCCCTGA
- a CDS encoding CAP domain-containing protein — MPWQRLPSLQQVWAGMVLSLLCLFLLAACGGGEGSLTAVGPPPAGELPIAGFLCQLDRQTRSFAGPIYAEQPQAATCNPGRLTPAAAQKMMDRLNFLRLLHELPPVKLNPEFLEAAQQAALMQVANGALSHQPPPSWRCFTPAGEAGSRFSNLAVGPILELNGPDPGRVLARQVDIYFAEPGRENFVDVGHRRWNLYPQYAQGAYGIVFDPRAGRVTQANANWVFGFDESVPDPEFIAFPERDGYLYRLEGFSGQPLSAYRWSFSVPSRGGLSDLSQAQIRITDAVTGEPVPVGDIRVGDPAFGLETLTYSVGSIQPNRNYTFEISGIRLNGGPPRSYRYTTALYDCDPQTSQRPAPLTEGLGIPPRLLWQMEPFNSFNPLNPLN, encoded by the coding sequence ATGCCTTGGCAGCGGCTGCCCAGTTTGCAGCAAGTCTGGGCAGGGATGGTTTTGAGTCTGCTCTGCCTTTTTCTGTTGGCAGCCTGCGGCGGTGGGGAGGGATCCCTTACTGCGGTGGGGCCCCCTCCGGCAGGGGAGCTGCCCATCGCCGGTTTCTTGTGCCAGTTGGATCGCCAGACCCGCAGCTTTGCCGGCCCCATCTATGCCGAGCAGCCTCAGGCTGCCACCTGCAATCCCGGTCGCCTCACCCCGGCAGCAGCCCAAAAGATGATGGATCGGCTCAACTTTCTGCGGCTGTTGCACGAGTTGCCGCCGGTGAAGCTCAATCCCGAATTCTTGGAGGCCGCTCAGCAGGCGGCCCTGATGCAGGTGGCCAATGGCGCCCTCAGCCACCAGCCGCCCCCCTCTTGGCGCTGCTTTACCCCTGCTGGGGAGGCGGGATCCCGCTTCAGCAACCTGGCGGTTGGGCCCATCCTAGAGCTGAACGGCCCCGATCCAGGCCGGGTGTTGGCGCGCCAGGTGGATATCTACTTTGCCGAGCCGGGCCGAGAGAACTTTGTAGATGTGGGGCATCGCCGCTGGAACCTCTATCCCCAATATGCCCAAGGAGCCTACGGCATCGTCTTTGACCCGCGGGCCGGGCGGGTGACCCAGGCCAATGCCAATTGGGTCTTCGGCTTTGACGAGTCGGTACCGGATCCCGAGTTTATTGCTTTCCCCGAAAGAGACGGCTACCTGTACCGTCTGGAGGGCTTTTCCGGCCAGCCCTTGTCTGCCTACCGCTGGTCTTTCTCGGTGCCCAGCCGCGGCGGCCTGTCTGACCTCAGCCAAGCCCAAATCCGCATCACCGATGCCGTCACAGGTGAGCCGGTGCCCGTTGGAGATATCCGGGTTGGGGATCCCGCCTTTGGCCTGGAAACTTTGACCTACTCCGTGGGTTCGATCCAGCCCAATCGCAACTACACCTTTGAAATTAGCGGCATTCGCCTCAACGGTGGCCCCCCCCGCAGCTACCGCTACACCACCGCTCTCTACGACTGCGATCCCCAAACTTCCCAACGGCCCGCACCCCTCACTGAAGGGCTGGGGATCCCGCCCCGTCTGCTCTGGCAGATGGAGCCTTTCAACTCTTTCAACCCTCTCAACCCTCTCAACTAG
- a CDS encoding ferredoxin--nitrite reductase, producing MANQFERLKSEKDGLAVKAELEAFARMGWENIPEDDRDHRLKWLGIFFRKRTPGQFMLRLRLPNGILTSGQMRMLGAIIHPYGEQGVADITTRQNLQLRGIPIEEMPQILGYLKEVGLTSIQSGMDNVRNITGSPLAGIDPDELIDVRGLTRKVQDMVTNNGEGNPSFSNLPRKFNIAICGCRDNSVHAEINDLAFVPAFKNGRLGFNVLVGGFFSARRCAEAIGLDVWVDPRDVVPLCEAVLLVYRDHGLRANRQKARLMWLIDEWGLEKFRAAVERQIGHPLPRAAEKDEVVWHKRDLLGVHAQKQPGLNFVGLHVPVGRLNALEMMELARLAEVYGSGELRLTVEQNVLIPNVPDSRVAPLLKEPLLKKFSPNPGPLQRGLVSCTGNQFCNFALIETKNRAVALMEELEAELEIPQTVRIHWTGCPNSCGQPQVADIGLMGTTARKDGRVVEAVDIYMGGEVGKDAKLGECVRKGIPCEDLKPVLVELLIEHFGAKPRQHPSAAQASVLVTR from the coding sequence ATGGCGAACCAATTTGAACGCCTCAAAAGCGAAAAGGATGGGCTGGCGGTCAAGGCCGAGCTGGAGGCGTTTGCCCGGATGGGTTGGGAGAACATTCCTGAAGACGACCGGGATCACCGCCTCAAGTGGCTGGGGATCTTCTTTCGCAAGCGCACCCCAGGTCAGTTCATGCTGCGGCTGCGCCTGCCCAATGGGATCCTAACCAGCGGCCAAATGCGGATGTTGGGCGCAATCATCCACCCCTATGGAGAACAGGGCGTAGCCGACATCACCACCCGGCAGAACCTGCAACTGCGCGGCATCCCCATTGAAGAAATGCCCCAGATCCTGGGCTACCTGAAAGAGGTAGGCCTGACCAGCATCCAGTCGGGCATGGACAACGTGCGCAACATCACGGGATCCCCTCTGGCCGGTATTGACCCGGATGAGCTGATCGATGTGCGCGGTCTCACCCGCAAGGTGCAGGACATGGTTACCAACAACGGCGAGGGCAACCCTTCCTTCAGCAACCTGCCGCGCAAGTTCAACATCGCCATCTGCGGTTGTCGCGACAACTCCGTGCATGCGGAGATCAACGACCTGGCCTTTGTGCCCGCCTTCAAAAATGGCCGCCTGGGCTTCAACGTCCTGGTGGGCGGCTTTTTCTCGGCTCGCCGCTGCGCCGAGGCAATTGGCCTAGATGTCTGGGTGGATCCCCGCGATGTAGTTCCCCTGTGCGAGGCGGTGCTGCTGGTCTACCGGGATCACGGCCTGCGGGCCAACCGGCAAAAGGCGCGGTTGATGTGGCTCATTGACGAGTGGGGCCTAGAGAAGTTCCGGGCGGCTGTGGAGCGCCAGATAGGCCACCCTCTGCCCAGGGCAGCGGAAAAAGACGAGGTGGTCTGGCACAAGCGGGATCTGCTGGGGGTGCATGCCCAGAAGCAGCCGGGCCTCAACTTTGTCGGCCTGCATGTGCCGGTGGGGCGGCTCAACGCCCTGGAGATGATGGAGCTGGCCCGCTTGGCGGAGGTGTACGGCTCCGGGGAGCTGCGGCTGACAGTGGAGCAGAACGTGCTCATCCCCAATGTGCCCGACTCCCGAGTGGCCCCGCTCCTCAAAGAGCCGCTCTTGAAGAAGTTCTCCCCCAACCCAGGGCCCTTGCAGCGGGGGTTGGTGTCCTGCACGGGCAACCAGTTCTGCAACTTTGCCCTTATCGAGACCAAAAACCGGGCTGTGGCCTTGATGGAGGAGCTGGAGGCGGAGCTGGAGATCCCCCAAACGGTGCGCATCCACTGGACGGGCTGCCCCAACTCCTGCGGCCAACCCCAAGTAGCCGATATCGGCCTTATGGGCACCACTGCTCGCAAGGACGGCAGGGTGGTGGAGGCCGTGGACATCTACATGGGGGGAGAGGTGGGCAAAGACGCCAAGCTGGGCGAATGCGTGCGCAAAGGGATCCCTTGCGAAGACCTCAAGCCGGTCTTGGTGGAGCTGCTCATTGAACACTTTGGGGCCAAGCCGCGTCAGCATCCGTCCGCCGCCCAGGCTTCTGTTTTGGTAACCCGCTAG
- a CDS encoding CmpA/NrtA family ABC transporter substrate-binding protein, with protein MSKLFSTSSPVSRRQFLAGVAALTAGAATAGIPRAQSQSLGKGYWVAQADTPETTSAKLGFIALTDAAPLIIAKEKGFFDKYGMKDVEVVKQASWGTTRDNLVLGSAAGGIDGAHILTPMPYLITTGKVTDGKPVPMYILARLNLDGQGISISNQYRDLQIGLDSSPLKAKFAEVRAAGGDPKCAMTFPGGTHDLWMRYWLAAGGIDPTSDVSIIVVPPPQMVANMKSRTMEAFCVGEPWNAQLVNQKEGYSALTTGELWNGHPEKAFALRADWVDAHPKATLALLKAVLEAQIWCDQMENKEEMCRIIGDRRWLGVPVPDILGRSRGTFDYGTGKVVENSPHLMKFWQNYASYPFKSHDLWFLTENIRWGYLPADTDTKALVERVNREELWREAAKAIGQQAAIPPSTSRGVETFFDGVKFDPENPAAYLEKLAIKKLA; from the coding sequence ATGTCTAAGCTGTTCAGCACTTCCTCTCCCGTCTCCCGTCGGCAATTTTTGGCCGGGGTGGCTGCTCTCACGGCTGGGGCGGCCACGGCTGGGATCCCGCGCGCCCAATCGCAATCCTTGGGCAAAGGCTACTGGGTGGCGCAGGCCGATACTCCCGAAACCACCAGCGCCAAGCTGGGGTTCATCGCTCTAACCGACGCGGCCCCCCTGATCATCGCCAAAGAAAAGGGGTTCTTTGACAAGTACGGCATGAAGGACGTAGAGGTGGTCAAGCAGGCCTCTTGGGGCACCACCCGCGACAACTTGGTGCTGGGATCCGCCGCCGGCGGCATCGATGGGGCACACATCCTCACCCCCATGCCCTACCTCATCACCACCGGCAAAGTTACCGATGGCAAGCCGGTGCCTATGTACATTTTGGCCCGTCTCAATCTGGACGGTCAGGGCATCAGCATTTCCAACCAATATCGGGATTTGCAAATCGGCCTGGATAGTTCCCCCCTCAAGGCCAAGTTTGCCGAGGTCCGAGCTGCCGGCGGGGATCCCAAATGTGCGATGACCTTCCCCGGCGGTACCCACGACCTATGGATGCGCTACTGGCTGGCCGCAGGCGGGATCGATCCCACTAGCGACGTCTCCATCATTGTGGTGCCGCCGCCGCAGATGGTGGCCAATATGAAATCCAGAACCATGGAAGCCTTCTGTGTGGGCGAGCCTTGGAATGCCCAGCTGGTGAACCAAAAAGAGGGGTATAGTGCCCTCACCACCGGCGAGCTGTGGAACGGCCACCCGGAAAAGGCCTTTGCCCTGCGGGCCGACTGGGTGGATGCGCACCCGAAAGCCACCCTTGCCCTGTTGAAAGCGGTGCTAGAAGCCCAGATCTGGTGCGACCAGATGGAAAACAAAGAGGAGATGTGTCGCATCATCGGCGACCGCCGCTGGCTGGGGGTGCCTGTGCCCGATATCTTGGGCCGTTCTCGGGGCACTTTTGACTACGGCACCGGCAAGGTCGTTGAAAACAGCCCCCACCTGATGAAGTTCTGGCAGAACTACGCTTCCTACCCCTTCAAGAGCCACGATCTCTGGTTCTTGACCGAAAACATCCGCTGGGGCTATCTGCCTGCCGACACCGATACCAAAGCCTTGGTGGAGCGGGTGAATCGGGAAGAACTCTGGCGAGAAGCTGCCAAAGCCATTGGCCAGCAGGCTGCTATTCCCCCCAGCACCTCCCGCGGCGTGGAAACCTTCTTCGATGGGGTGAAGTTCGATCCCGAAAATCCTGCCGCCTATCTGGAGAAGTTGGCGATTAAGAAGCTGGCCTAA
- the ntrB gene encoding nitrate ABC transporter permease, whose translation MRIFHSALQLGYHLFRILLPLLVGLGHWLLKTGQGSVLQSSTGIGSPASSAPSSAWRQRVQIHKALRRVLLPTTAILIVLVLWQIAYSRPGANLPTPLQVWQDTWDPLIKDPFFDYGGNAKGLFWQIWASLRRVFIGFALAGLVGVVGGMIIGVNRWLYEALDPIFQVLRTVPPLAWLPISLAAFRDANPSAIFVIFITALWPILINTVVGVQQIPQDYRNVARIVRMSGWKYFFKIVFPATVPYIFTGLRIGVGLSWLAIVAAEMLIGGVGIGFFIWDAWNSSRISEIILALIYVGMVGLLLDRITAWIGSLVVAEDR comes from the coding sequence ATGAGGATTTTCCACTCTGCCCTACAGTTGGGCTACCACCTCTTTCGGATCCTGCTTCCCCTACTGGTTGGCCTAGGCCACTGGCTGCTGAAAACCGGCCAAGGTTCTGTTCTTCAGTCCAGTACCGGAATCGGTTCTCCCGCCAGTTCTGCACCTTCTTCTGCTTGGCGGCAAAGAGTCCAAATCCACAAAGCGCTGCGTCGCGTTCTTTTGCCCACCACGGCCATTTTAATAGTGCTCGTTCTCTGGCAAATTGCCTATAGCCGCCCCGGAGCCAACTTGCCCACCCCTCTCCAGGTTTGGCAGGACACCTGGGATCCCCTCATTAAAGATCCCTTTTTTGACTATGGCGGCAATGCCAAAGGGCTGTTCTGGCAAATTTGGGCCAGCTTGCGGCGGGTGTTCATTGGGTTTGCCCTGGCCGGCTTGGTGGGGGTTGTGGGCGGCATGATCATCGGGGTCAATCGCTGGCTGTACGAGGCTTTGGATCCCATTTTTCAGGTGCTGCGCACGGTGCCGCCTTTGGCCTGGCTGCCGATTTCTTTGGCTGCCTTTCGAGATGCCAACCCTTCCGCCATTTTCGTAATCTTCATTACGGCCCTCTGGCCCATTTTGATCAACACCGTTGTCGGCGTACAGCAGATCCCTCAGGACTACCGCAACGTGGCCAGAATTGTGCGCATGTCCGGCTGGAAGTACTTTTTCAAAATCGTTTTCCCGGCAACTGTGCCCTACATTTTTACCGGCTTGCGCATTGGGGTGGGCTTGTCTTGGCTGGCCATTGTGGCAGCGGAAATGTTGATTGGCGGTGTGGGCATTGGATTTTTCATCTGGGATGCCTGGAATAGCTCCCGCATCAGCGAAATCATTCTGGCTTTGATCTATGTCGGGATGGTGGGTCTTCTGCTGGATCGGATCACGGCTTGGATTGGCTCGCTGGTGGTGGCTGAGGATCGCTAA
- a CDS encoding nitrate ABC transporter ATP-binding protein (This model describes the ATP binding subunits of ATP-binding cassette (ABC) transporters for nitrate transport, or for bicarbonate transport, in bacteria and archaea.), with protein sequence MKTQSYIEVDHVDKEFLLDNGEIYPVLKDIHLEIQKGEFVSLIGHSGCGKSTLLNIIAGLEKPSRGGILLEGRQVTDPGPDRMVVFQNYSLLPWLTVRENIALAVDEVLGSLPKAERDRIVAEHIRRVGLQGAADKRPAHLSGGMKQRVAIARALAIRPRVLLLDEPFGALDALTRGNLQEQLMEIAQAEQLTCVMVTHDVDEALLLSDRVVMMTNGPEARIGQILRIPFPRPRHRLEVVRHPDYYSLRGEMIYFLNQQKRARQKTPISVAIAKHGLEKVNLEVGFVPLNDCAPLVVAQQKGLFQKYGLEQVTLVREPGWKTIWEGIRSGRLDAAMVVAGIPLASTLGVGGVPVPLITALTLSRGGNAITFGRRLLERGVQSLADFRQYLNHTPDTVHTLGVVHPASMQNFLLRHWLAGGGVDPDRDVTLTVIPPPQMVAHLKAGNIDGYCVGEPWNSRAVREQLGFIVTTTPEILPSHIEKVLTVRQDWSQNYPRTHVALVKALLEACQYCDQPQHRSEILEWLAQPQYVGVALEDLQPGWTGILQRGIADESQALTGFHQFANGRNTCPERLEHLWILTQMARWGLCAFPRNWVSVLDQVLDSKTYALAARELGLPDRAHDRGALLFADGSRFDGEDPVAYLESVAIRQDLKLQEYRLSEV encoded by the coding sequence ATGAAGACCCAGTCTTACATTGAAGTGGATCATGTCGACAAGGAATTTCTCCTCGACAACGGAGAGATCTACCCTGTCCTGAAAGACATCCACCTGGAGATCCAAAAAGGGGAATTTGTCTCGTTGATCGGCCACTCTGGCTGTGGCAAATCGACCCTGCTCAACATCATTGCTGGCCTGGAAAAGCCTTCCCGAGGGGGCATTCTCCTGGAGGGCCGACAGGTTACGGATCCCGGCCCGGATCGCATGGTGGTGTTTCAGAACTATTCCCTGCTGCCCTGGCTGACGGTGCGGGAGAACATTGCCCTGGCCGTGGACGAGGTGCTGGGATCCCTTCCCAAAGCGGAGCGGGACCGGATTGTGGCAGAACACATTCGCCGTGTGGGGTTGCAGGGGGCAGCCGACAAGCGACCGGCCCATCTGTCAGGAGGGATGAAACAGCGGGTAGCCATTGCCCGGGCTTTGGCCATTCGTCCGCGGGTGCTGCTGTTGGATGAGCCCTTTGGCGCTCTGGATGCCTTGACGCGCGGCAACCTGCAGGAGCAACTGATGGAGATTGCCCAGGCGGAGCAGCTCACCTGTGTCATGGTTACCCACGATGTGGATGAGGCCCTCTTGCTTTCGGATCGGGTGGTAATGATGACCAATGGCCCGGAGGCCCGCATTGGCCAGATTTTGCGGATCCCTTTTCCTCGGCCCCGCCATCGTTTGGAAGTGGTGCGTCACCCCGATTACTACAGCCTGCGGGGAGAGATGATCTACTTTCTCAACCAGCAAAAGCGGGCTCGCCAGAAAACGCCTATCTCTGTGGCTATTGCCAAGCATGGCCTGGAGAAGGTCAATTTGGAGGTTGGCTTTGTGCCCCTCAACGACTGCGCGCCTCTGGTGGTGGCCCAGCAAAAGGGCCTGTTTCAAAAGTACGGCCTGGAGCAGGTCACCCTGGTGCGAGAGCCAGGCTGGAAGACCATCTGGGAAGGGATCCGCTCCGGTCGGCTGGATGCGGCCATGGTGGTGGCCGGGATCCCGTTGGCCTCCACGTTGGGGGTGGGGGGAGTTCCGGTGCCTTTGATTACCGCGCTAACCCTCTCCCGCGGCGGCAACGCCATTACCTTTGGGCGCAGACTTTTGGAGCGAGGCGTTCAAAGCCTGGCGGATTTTCGCCAATACCTCAACCACACCCCCGACACAGTCCACACCCTGGGAGTGGTTCATCCGGCTTCCATGCAAAACTTCCTGTTGCGGCACTGGCTGGCCGGTGGGGGGGTGGATCCGGATCGGGACGTTACGTTGACGGTGATCCCACCCCCGCAGATGGTGGCCCATCTCAAGGCCGGCAACATCGATGGCTACTGCGTGGGCGAGCCCTGGAACTCCCGCGCCGTGCGGGAACAGTTGGGATTTATCGTCACCACCACTCCCGAAATCTTGCCCAGCCACATTGAAAAAGTGCTGACAGTGCGCCAGGATTGGTCGCAAAACTACCCCCGCACCCATGTAGCTCTGGTCAAGGCACTACTGGAAGCTTGCCAATACTGCGATCAGCCGCAGCACCGTTCTGAGATCTTGGAGTGGCTGGCTCAGCCCCAGTATGTGGGCGTGGCCCTGGAGGATCTGCAGCCGGGGTGGACGGGTATTCTGCAGCGGGGAATTGCCGATGAATCCCAAGCCCTCACCGGTTTTCACCAGTTTGCCAACGGGCGCAACACCTGTCCCGAAAGGTTGGAACACCTCTGGATCCTGACGCAGATGGCTCGCTGGGGCCTCTGCGCTTTTCCCCGCAATTGGGTTTCGGTTCTCGACCAAGTTCTGGACAGCAAAACCTACGCCCTAGCCGCTAGAGAACTGGGCCTGCCGGATCGGGCCCATGACCGCGGAGCTTTGCTCTTTGCCGATGGATCCCGCTTCGACGGAGAGGATCCCGTTGCTTACCTGGAGTCGGTGGCCATCCGGCAGGATCTGAAGCTGCAGGAGTACCGGCTCAGCGAAGTTTAG
- a CDS encoding ABC transporter ATP-binding protein has translation MTSSRLSSSPLSSASPVAGLPLLCLQNVGKTYFTSAGPFVALENINLEVAAGEFVCIIGHSGCGKSTLINMVAGFSTPTSGSIALKGQPITSPGPDRMMVFQHYSLLPWLTAFENIYLVVDQVYPNKSRREKREIVQEHLELVGLAEAAHKRPKQLSGGMKQRVAIARALAVRPEVLLLDEPFGALDAITKEDLQDELLAIWRDHRCTVLMITHDIDEALYLSDRVVMMTNGPAAHIGEILTIPFERPRIRSRIMEMPEFYELRNRALDFLYRRFAHRED, from the coding sequence ATGACCAGTTCTCGCCTATCTTCCTCACCGCTATCTTCTGCTTCTCCGGTTGCAGGACTGCCCCTTCTTTGTCTTCAGAATGTGGGCAAGACCTACTTCACCTCAGCAGGGCCCTTCGTTGCGCTGGAAAATATCAATCTGGAAGTGGCCGCCGGTGAGTTTGTTTGCATTATTGGCCACTCCGGTTGCGGCAAATCCACCTTGATCAACATGGTGGCGGGTTTTTCGACTCCCACTTCGGGATCCATCGCCCTCAAGGGCCAGCCCATCACCTCCCCAGGGCCAGATCGGATGATGGTGTTTCAACATTATTCCCTTTTGCCCTGGCTGACTGCCTTTGAAAATATTTATCTGGTGGTGGATCAGGTTTACCCAAACAAATCCCGGCGGGAGAAAAGGGAAATTGTTCAAGAACATCTGGAATTGGTAGGTTTAGCAGAGGCAGCCCACAAGCGGCCCAAGCAGCTTTCTGGAGGCATGAAGCAAAGGGTAGCCATTGCCCGCGCTCTTGCCGTTCGTCCAGAAGTTTTGCTGTTGGATGAGCCTTTTGGGGCCTTGGATGCCATTACCAAGGAAGATCTACAAGATGAGCTGCTGGCCATTTGGCGGGATCACCGCTGCACAGTTTTGATGATTACCCACGACATCGACGAGGCTCTCTACTTGTCAGACCGTGTGGTGATGATGACCAACGGCCCCGCTGCCCATATTGGTGAGATCTTGACCATTCCCTTTGAGCGACCGCGCATCCGCTCCCGCATTATGGAAATGCCTGAGTTCTACGAATTGCGTAACCGCGCCCTTGACTTCCTCTATCGCCGCTTTGCCCATAGGGAGGATTAA
- a CDS encoding molybdopterin oxidoreductase family protein — protein sequence MEPEKAVIKTLCPYCGVGCGLEAVATASGDWKMRGDREHPSSLGMVCVKGATVLEAVGRDRLLSPLFRESLDQPFRRISWDQAFEEMVSRLRRLKDNPHSMAMYGSGQLLTEDYYVAQKLIKGCLGTNNFDTNSRLCMSSAVSAYTQSLGSDGPPCCYEDLDLCNLAFLVGTNTAECHPILFNRLKKRHRTGSPLKIVVVDPRRTQTAEAADLHLKIRPGTDIDLFNGIAHLLLKWGSIAADFIEGFTQGFAEYAALLADYEPQIVAQRCGIATEDLIEAAKLWQGSQRVLSLWSMGLNQSSEGTAKITSLINLHLLTGQIGRPGTGPFSLTGQPNAMGGREAGGLSHLLPGYRLVSQPQHRAEVEQAWGLPGGSISPHPGLRATEMIAALETGSLQFFWIVATNPLVSFPDLERVKKALKKSPFTVYQEAYYPTETAEYAHLLLPACQWSEKTGVMTNSERRVTLCQAFRDPPGEARPDWEIFAEVGRRLGFAAQFSFQTAAEVYAEFAALTANRLCDHSGLSHALLAEQGPQQWPYPKERTSAPKSTRLYTDWRFPTPDGRARFIPHHSRGLAEPPDPQFPYVLTTGRLYGHWHTQTRTGRIEKIKQMHPQPFIEIHPRDAEKLGIQDGDWVQVRSARGRAYFPAKITANIAPGTLFVPMHWGSLWAEQAECNALTHDISCPDSGQPELKACAVALEKADPPLKQSPQL from the coding sequence ATGGAGCCGGAAAAAGCCGTCATCAAAACCCTATGTCCCTACTGCGGCGTAGGGTGTGGATTGGAAGCGGTTGCAACAGCCTCAGGTGACTGGAAAATGAGAGGCGACCGGGAGCATCCTTCCAGCTTGGGGATGGTCTGTGTAAAGGGGGCTACGGTTCTGGAGGCAGTTGGTCGAGATCGGCTGCTCTCTCCCCTGTTTCGGGAGAGCTTGGATCAGCCCTTTCGCCGCATTTCTTGGGATCAGGCTTTTGAGGAGATGGTTTCTCGGCTGCGCCGCCTCAAAGACAACCCCCACTCCATGGCTATGTATGGATCGGGGCAGTTGCTCACTGAAGACTATTACGTTGCTCAAAAGCTCATTAAGGGCTGCCTGGGCACCAATAATTTTGACACCAACTCGCGCCTGTGCATGTCCTCAGCCGTCTCGGCCTACACCCAATCCCTGGGATCCGATGGCCCCCCCTGCTGCTACGAGGATCTCGATCTCTGCAATCTGGCTTTTCTGGTGGGCACCAACACAGCAGAGTGCCATCCCATTCTTTTTAATCGCCTGAAGAAGCGGCACAGGACCGGATCCCCCCTCAAAATAGTGGTAGTGGATCCCCGGCGCACTCAGACAGCAGAAGCTGCCGATCTCCACTTAAAAATTCGCCCCGGTACGGATATCGATCTTTTCAATGGGATTGCCCATTTGCTGTTGAAGTGGGGATCCATTGCTGCTGATTTTATCGAGGGCTTCACCCAAGGTTTTGCTGAATATGCAGCTTTGCTGGCCGATTATGAGCCGCAGATTGTGGCCCAGCGCTGCGGAATTGCCACCGAGGATTTAATCGAAGCAGCCAAGCTTTGGCAGGGATCCCAAAGGGTTCTCTCCCTTTGGTCGATGGGCCTAAACCAGTCCAGCGAGGGCACCGCCAAGATCACCAGCTTAATCAACCTGCATCTCCTGACCGGGCAAATTGGCCGACCGGGGACCGGCCCCTTTTCCTTGACCGGCCAGCCCAATGCCATGGGTGGTCGAGAGGCGGGGGGGTTATCTCATCTGCTGCCGGGATATCGGCTGGTGAGCCAGCCCCAGCATCGGGCAGAGGTGGAGCAGGCTTGGGGTTTGCCCGGCGGCTCCATCTCCCCCCACCCAGGACTGAGGGCCACCGAGATGATTGCCGCTCTGGAGACGGGATCCCTGCAGTTCTTTTGGATTGTGGCCACCAATCCTTTGGTGAGCTTTCCGGATCTGGAACGGGTCAAAAAAGCCCTGAAAAAGTCTCCCTTTACCGTTTACCAAGAGGCTTATTACCCTACAGAAACGGCAGAATATGCCCATTTGCTTTTGCCCGCCTGCCAGTGGAGCGAGAAAACCGGGGTGATGACCAACTCCGAGCGCAGGGTTACCCTTTGTCAAGCCTTTCGAGACCCCCCTGGCGAAGCCCGACCCGATTGGGAGATCTTTGCTGAAGTGGGGCGCAGGTTGGGCTTTGCAGCACAATTTTCCTTCCAAACAGCGGCAGAGGTTTATGCAGAATTTGCCGCCCTTACCGCAAATCGCCTCTGCGATCACTCCGGCCTCAGCCATGCCCTTTTGGCAGAACAAGGCCCTCAGCAATGGCCTTATCCCAAAGAAAGAACCTCGGCCCCTAAGTCCACTCGCCTCTACACAGATTGGCGTTTCCCGACCCCCGATGGCCGCGCCCGCTTTATCCCCCACCATTCCCGTGGCCTAGCAGAGCCGCCGGATCCCCAGTTTCCCTACGTATTAACCACGGGCAGGCTTTACGGCCATTGGCACACCCAAACCCGCACCGGCAGGATTGAAAAAATCAAGCAAATGCACCCCCAACCCTTTATTGAAATCCATCCTCGCGATGCGGAAAAACTGGGCATCCAAGATGGAGATTGGGTTCAAGTGCGTTCTGCCCGCGGACGGGCCTATTTCCCGGCCAAGATAACTGCCAACATTGCTCCCGGTACGCTATTTGTACCCATGCACTGGGGATCCCTCTGGGCAGAACAAGCCGAGTGTAATGCCCTTACCCATGACATCAGTTGTCCCGATTCCGGCCAGCCGGAATTAAAAGCCTGTGCCGTTGCTCTTGAGAAAGCCGACCCACCGCTCAAGCAATCCCCTCAACTCTAG